The Streptomyces laurentii genome contains a region encoding:
- a CDS encoding tyrosinase co-factor protein (Tyrosinase co-factor MelC1; pfam06236;~identified by MetaGeneAnnotator; putative;~tyrosinase co-factor protein [Streptomyces venezuelae ATCC10712]), with the protein MIVPRLVSRRSAVRSLFALSVTAFTGGALGRIASAGSTAPPPLVDPVLFDELYAGRRIQGLRGAAGGPIVLVDGLPLHLMRCADGGWVTPVDHYEICPTPLAATRAAVDALGPSRPSRLAAAHGAHAYDRSAPPSPSASDRGPGARTGGSPRGVHA; encoded by the coding sequence ATGATCGTCCCGCGGCTCGTTTCACGCCGCTCCGCCGTGCGCTCCCTCTTCGCGCTGTCCGTCACCGCGTTCACGGGCGGCGCGCTCGGCCGTATCGCCTCCGCCGGCTCCACAGCGCCACCGCCGCTCGTGGACCCCGTGCTCTTCGACGAGCTGTACGCGGGCCGGCGCATCCAGGGGCTGCGGGGGGCGGCCGGCGGGCCGATCGTGCTCGTCGACGGGCTGCCCCTGCATCTGATGCGCTGCGCCGACGGCGGCTGGGTCACCCCGGTCGACCACTACGAGATCTGCCCGACGCCGCTGGCGGCCACCCGCGCCGCCGTGGACGCGCTGGGCCCCTCCCGGCCGAGCCGGCTGGCCGCCGCGCACGGCGCGCACGCCTACGACCGGTCCGCGCCCCCCTCCCCGTCCGCCTCCGACCGCGGTCCGGGCGCCCGGACCGGAGGGAGCCCCCGTGGCGTACACGCGTAA
- a CDS encoding hypothetical protein (identified by MetaGeneAnnotator; putative;~sequence version:1) — MTTSEALDMARSESPLGTLTVIAWTIGPAGDRPVTPFLMVYSLGDGRDGPEAGVMALRAALDGMGVPVGGAVVDTAQDRRAGAHLLVEAQRVVLTLPFMTAQCPVPAEWETAAHESGQVYLIVPVTPWPAGRPGEPVTEARLKVFVADQDTVRNAAHLMVPVSRIQG; from the coding sequence ATGACCACCTCCGAAGCTCTCGACATGGCGCGCAGCGAAAGCCCGCTGGGAACGCTGACCGTCATCGCGTGGACGATCGGCCCCGCCGGCGACCGCCCCGTCACCCCTTTTCTGATGGTGTATTCGCTCGGTGACGGCCGGGACGGTCCGGAGGCCGGGGTGATGGCGCTGCGGGCGGCGCTCGACGGCATGGGCGTACCGGTCGGCGGCGCGGTCGTGGACACCGCGCAGGACCGGCGGGCCGGCGCCCATCTGCTGGTCGAGGCGCAGCGCGTGGTCCTGACGCTGCCGTTCATGACGGCGCAGTGCCCGGTCCCGGCCGAGTGGGAGACGGCGGCGCACGAGAGCGGCCAGGTCTATCTGATCGTCCCGGTCACCCCGTGGCCGGCCGGGCGCCCCGGGGAGCCGGTCACCGAGGCGCGCCTGAAGGTCTTCGTCGCCGACCAGGACACCGTACGGAACGCGGCCCATCTGATGGTGCCGGTGAGCCGGATCCAGGGCTGA
- a CDS encoding integral membrane protein (Vitamin K epoxide reductase family; cl01729;~identified by MetaGeneAnnotator; putative;~integral membrane protein [Streptomyces sp. Mg1]) has product MATVDLQDGGAVPGQWHRRDDGSGGEAGGAGTGVSRAFAWMLMVTGAAGVLAAWVITIDKIKLAEDPGFQPGCSINPIVSCGNVMKSAQASVFGFPNPLLGLVTYAAVIAVGAGILAGARYRPWFWRGLNAGMLFGVGFCTWLMRQSLYEINSLCLWCCLAWCATIVMFWYVTAHNVRHGMLPAPAALRGFFADFAFMPPLLHIGIIGMLILTRWWDFWTS; this is encoded by the coding sequence ATGGCGACGGTGGACCTACAGGACGGGGGCGCGGTCCCCGGGCAGTGGCACCGGCGGGACGACGGGAGCGGCGGGGAGGCGGGCGGCGCCGGGACCGGGGTGAGCCGGGCCTTCGCCTGGATGCTGATGGTGACGGGCGCGGCGGGGGTGCTCGCCGCCTGGGTCATCACGATCGACAAGATCAAGCTGGCCGAGGACCCCGGCTTCCAGCCCGGCTGCAGCATCAACCCGATCGTCTCCTGCGGCAACGTCATGAAGAGCGCCCAGGCCTCGGTGTTCGGCTTCCCGAACCCGCTGCTCGGCCTCGTCACGTACGCCGCCGTGATCGCCGTCGGTGCCGGGATCCTGGCGGGCGCCCGCTACCGCCCCTGGTTCTGGCGGGGGCTGAACGCCGGGATGCTGTTCGGTGTCGGCTTCTGCACCTGGCTGATGCGGCAGTCGCTGTACGAGATCAACTCGCTCTGCCTGTGGTGCTGTCTGGCCTGGTGCGCGACGATCGTCATGTTCTGGTACGTCACCGCGCACAACGTCAGGCACGGGATGTTGCCCGCGCCGGCCGCGCTGCGGGGCTTCTTCGCGGACTTCGCGTTCATGCCGCCGCTGCTGCACATCGGGATCATCGGCATGCTGATCCTGACCCGCTGGTGGGACTTCTGGACCAGCTGA